In one Brevibacillus composti genomic region, the following are encoded:
- a CDS encoding M67 family metallopeptidase encodes MYPGLLGEPFGFKHTKTCLDGKVAIRLLAEAKEAFPMEYSALLTGREATITGHFPLPSATPSSVAFSWDGPVFLRALRAIQSEGQQWLGVLHSHPTAPPLPSLADREGWHYPQLGYWILGPVQTDPQLKLYQWTEGRFVERPFQLLGHHSSGSAIRS; translated from the coding sequence GTGTATCCCGGTCTTCTCGGCGAACCCTTTGGGTTTAAGCATACCAAAACATGTTTGGACGGAAAAGTAGCGATACGCCTCCTGGCCGAAGCCAAAGAGGCGTTTCCGATGGAATATTCAGCTTTGTTGACGGGGAGAGAGGCCACCATTACCGGCCATTTTCCCCTGCCCTCCGCCACGCCCAGCAGCGTCGCCTTTTCCTGGGACGGTCCGGTTTTTCTGCGCGCCCTGCGCGCGATCCAGTCCGAAGGGCAGCAGTGGCTGGGCGTTCTGCACAGCCATCCGACAGCTCCGCCCCTGCCCTCGCTCGCCGATCGGGAAGGATGGCATTATCCGCAACTCGGCTACTGGATCTTGGGCCCGGTCCAGACAGATCCCCAACTCAAGCTCTACCAGTGGACGGAGGGACGGTTTGTGGAGCGGCCCTTCCAGTTGCTCGGCCATCACTCCTCAGGCTCAGCCATTCGCAGCTAA
- a CDS encoding sulfite exporter TauE/SafE family protein, with product MFYGLAVMFLVIGLFAGIVGSIAGLGGGMFFVPALLYLGNDYLPGSVSPQVAAGTSLIVIGVTALSSSISYLKQKRVDIQSALLFFLGSAPGAIIGVYLNTLLPIKAFTLMFGLFQLSMFILMMVKDKIKPRSINWEVRRQFVDSDGVEHEYGYRRSVVVFVAFLVGITSSLFGVGGGILMVPAMIILFRFPPHIAAATSMLVIFFSAMVGSATNIIHDHVNWLYAALLAPGAWIGGNLGTLIARRMKGKTVVLLLRVLILGMAIQMIGEAVIK from the coding sequence ATGTTTTACGGATTGGCAGTCATGTTTTTGGTCATCGGCCTGTTTGCAGGGATTGTGGGCAGCATCGCAGGACTGGGCGGCGGGATGTTTTTCGTTCCGGCCCTGCTTTATTTGGGCAATGATTATCTCCCCGGCTCCGTCAGCCCGCAGGTAGCCGCCGGAACGTCATTAATCGTCATCGGCGTGACGGCCTTGTCCTCCTCGATTTCTTATCTCAAGCAGAAGCGAGTGGACATCCAAAGCGCCTTGCTCTTTTTTTTAGGCAGCGCCCCTGGTGCTATCATAGGTGTCTATTTGAATACATTATTGCCAATCAAGGCGTTTACGCTGATGTTTGGCTTGTTTCAGCTGAGCATGTTCATCTTGATGATGGTCAAAGACAAAATCAAGCCCCGCAGCATTAATTGGGAGGTCCGCCGACAATTTGTCGATTCGGATGGCGTAGAGCATGAATATGGATACAGACGCTCGGTGGTCGTCTTCGTCGCCTTTCTCGTCGGAATCACTTCTTCACTCTTTGGAGTAGGCGGCGGCATACTGATGGTCCCGGCGATGATCATCCTGTTCCGTTTTCCCCCGCATATTGCCGCAGCCACTTCCATGCTCGTCATCTTTTTCTCCGCCATGGTCGGCTCGGCTACCAATATCATCCACGATCATGTGAACTGGCTGTACGCGGCGCTGCTCGCACCCGGCGCTTGGATCGGCGGCAATCTGGGGACGCTGATCGCGAGGCGGATGAAGGGGAAAACCGTCGTTTTGCTGTTGCGGGTATTGATTTTGGGAATGGCCATTCAGATGATTGGCGAGGCGGTAATCAAATAA
- a CDS encoding bifunctional metallophosphatase/5'-nucleotidase, which produces MADTCTLHILHTNDLHSHFGSMPSIASCLRLHREQWEALGEHVLTVDIGDHADRMDVKTEATWGQVNVDVLNHSGYQYVTIGNNEGITFPKEKLDALYEKASFTVVLGNLFELATGEVPHWAVSHAIHQWEDLCVGILGATASFPLFYKMLGWEARDPLEQLRQQVAALRPHVDVIILMSHLGYPEDCRLARELDGVDIILGAHTHHQLEHGERIGKTLIAQTGVLGKKVGHVRLVWDRQAKQVMEASAELFASEAYLPERELAEYLAQKQLLTEEMLEQTAVQLAVDLDVSWMEETVFGSVLAASLRKWTKAEVGMANNGLLLAPLSKGKVSYRDLLRCLPHPIKPCAVSLSGEQLWRLLAQSIQPETVRRELRGFGFRGKVTGWMGIDGLQVWYEEGEQPRITRIEVNGELLDKERSYRVGTVDMFMLNRLFPDLAEGEHVRFYLPEMLREILAQTLGDAELLAAAQKPRWLMMASS; this is translated from the coding sequence GTGGCGGACACCTGTACCTTGCATATTTTGCACACCAATGATTTGCACAGCCACTTTGGCAGCATGCCGTCGATCGCATCGTGTCTCAGATTGCACCGGGAGCAATGGGAAGCCCTGGGGGAACATGTGCTGACCGTCGACATCGGCGACCATGCCGACCGGATGGACGTGAAAACAGAAGCGACCTGGGGCCAGGTAAACGTAGATGTGCTCAACCACAGCGGTTACCAGTACGTGACGATCGGCAATAACGAGGGAATCACGTTTCCCAAGGAGAAATTAGATGCCCTGTATGAGAAGGCCAGCTTTACGGTCGTGCTGGGAAATCTGTTCGAACTCGCCACGGGAGAGGTTCCGCATTGGGCGGTGAGCCACGCCATCCACCAATGGGAGGATTTGTGCGTGGGCATCTTGGGGGCAACGGCATCGTTTCCGCTCTTTTACAAAATGCTGGGCTGGGAAGCGCGAGATCCCCTCGAACAGCTGCGGCAACAGGTGGCCGCGCTCCGTCCCCACGTCGATGTGATCATCCTGATGTCCCATCTCGGCTATCCCGAAGATTGCCGGCTGGCCCGAGAGTTGGACGGAGTAGACATCATTTTGGGCGCGCACACGCATCACCAGCTGGAGCATGGAGAGCGCATCGGGAAGACGCTGATCGCGCAGACTGGGGTGCTGGGCAAAAAGGTAGGCCATGTCCGGCTGGTATGGGATCGCCAGGCCAAGCAGGTGATGGAAGCCTCTGCGGAGCTGTTTGCCTCCGAGGCGTACCTGCCGGAGCGAGAGCTGGCGGAATACCTCGCCCAAAAACAGCTGCTGACCGAAGAGATGCTGGAGCAGACAGCCGTCCAGCTCGCTGTCGATCTCGACGTCTCCTGGATGGAGGAGACCGTCTTTGGATCGGTATTGGCCGCTTCGTTGCGGAAGTGGACGAAGGCCGAGGTGGGGATGGCCAATAACGGCCTTTTGCTCGCGCCGCTTTCCAAGGGAAAGGTGAGCTATCGCGATTTGCTCCGCTGCTTGCCCCATCCGATCAAGCCTTGTGCCGTCTCACTCTCAGGCGAGCAGCTCTGGAGGTTGCTGGCGCAATCCATCCAGCCGGAGACCGTGCGGCGGGAATTGCGCGGATTCGGCTTCCGGGGGAAAGTGACAGGCTGGATGGGGATCGATGGCCTTCAGGTCTGGTACGAAGAGGGAGAGCAGCCGAGGATTACCCGAATCGAGGTAAATGGCGAACTGCTCGACAAGGAGCGGAGCTACCGGGTGGGCACCGTGGATATGTTTATGCTGAACCGCCTTTTTCCCGATCTGGCAGAGGGGGAGCACGTCCGTTTTTACCTGCCGGAGATGCTGCGCGAGATCCTCGCCCAGACATTGGGAGACGCCGAGCTGCTGGCCGCCGCCCAGAAGCCGCGGTGGTTGATGATGGCCAGCTCCTGA
- a CDS encoding DUF6154 family protein gives MRFLDEVYELYKGHFNGAEEDIVAVIVGLLEEQSHEDLLKLVAEMDEDELFHMLASYMVEVMKRKVAMDDERPSPAILH, from the coding sequence ATGCGGTTTTTAGACGAAGTATACGAATTGTACAAAGGGCATTTCAACGGTGCGGAGGAAGACATCGTGGCCGTGATCGTCGGACTCTTGGAAGAGCAGTCGCACGAGGATCTGCTGAAGCTGGTGGCGGAAATGGACGAAGATGAGCTGTTTCATATGCTGGCGTCGTATATGGTCGAGGTCATGAAGCGCAAGGTAGCCATGGATGATGAACGGCCTTCCCCTGCTATCCTGCATTAG
- a CDS encoding YunC family protein → MMEVQPIHFSEGTAIAVTVRLPKTTLLAVTTDKGYIMCGALDVGLLNEKLADREIIAGRAVGVKTIEQLLDAPLESVTVTAEKLGITAGTIGRDAIRRMF, encoded by the coding sequence ATGATGGAAGTACAACCCATCCACTTTTCAGAGGGAACGGCCATCGCTGTCACGGTTCGCTTGCCCAAGACTACACTGCTGGCGGTTACAACCGATAAGGGATATATTATGTGCGGTGCCCTGGATGTCGGACTGTTAAATGAAAAACTGGCCGACCGGGAGATCATTGCCGGCAGGGCCGTCGGCGTCAAGACCATCGAGCAATTGTTGGACGCGCCGCTGGAATCGGTGACGGTCACCGCCGAGAAACTGGGCATTACGGCCGGAACCATTGGCCGAGACGCCATACGCCGGATGTTTTAA
- a CDS encoding HD-GYP domain-containing protein — MRLLSIHKCQPGNVLARSVYAENGTVLVGSGVELTQRMIDRLTQMNVTNLYIQDSRTADIQVEAPVSEATRREAMGLINDAFRASSHSPQKWQNMFADRQFGRQIRQVLSQVQDELKGKNAAMNLLADACAFDHYIFAHSFNVMLYSTALALKSDFGEKELLEIGIGAMLHDIGKMSIPDEVLKKPGRLTEEEFHVMKKHTEIGFEMLRRQEEIPLLAAHCAFQHHERLDGTGYPRGLKEGEIHPYAKLMAVCDVFDALTTHRVYRAPMLPHVAMEMLYTGAGTLFDKGFVERFRDTIALYPLGLSVVLNTKESGVVVDYNKGTPSRPVVRILYDEHGQPVEPFEYDLSKRLHLMIVSCDDLF; from the coding sequence ATGAGACTGCTCTCTATACATAAATGTCAGCCAGGCAATGTTCTCGCCCGCTCCGTCTACGCGGAGAACGGCACCGTTCTGGTGGGCTCGGGCGTAGAGCTGACCCAGCGCATGATCGACAGGCTGACCCAGATGAATGTCACCAATCTATACATTCAGGATAGTCGCACAGCGGATATTCAGGTGGAAGCGCCTGTATCCGAAGCAACTCGTCGGGAAGCGATGGGATTGATCAACGATGCCTTCCGGGCTTCCAGCCACAGCCCGCAAAAATGGCAGAATATGTTTGCGGACAGGCAATTCGGCCGGCAGATCCGGCAGGTGCTGAGCCAGGTGCAGGATGAGCTCAAGGGAAAAAACGCGGCGATGAACCTGCTGGCGGATGCCTGTGCGTTTGACCATTATATTTTTGCGCATTCCTTTAATGTCATGCTCTATTCCACCGCACTCGCGCTCAAATCGGATTTCGGAGAAAAAGAGCTGCTGGAGATCGGCATCGGGGCCATGCTTCACGACATCGGCAAAATGTCGATACCCGATGAGGTGCTGAAAAAGCCGGGACGCTTAACGGAAGAAGAGTTCCATGTAATGAAAAAGCATACCGAGATCGGCTTCGAGATGCTCCGGCGGCAGGAGGAGATTCCGCTCCTGGCTGCCCACTGCGCCTTTCAGCATCACGAACGGCTGGACGGAACAGGGTATCCGCGCGGGCTCAAGGAGGGAGAAATCCATCCCTACGCCAAATTGATGGCCGTCTGCGATGTCTTTGACGCCCTGACGACCCATCGCGTGTACCGTGCGCCCATGTTGCCTCACGTCGCGATGGAAATGCTGTACACAGGCGCAGGCACGCTGTTTGACAAAGGCTTCGTGGAGCGCTTCCGCGACACGATCGCGCTGTACCCGCTGGGCTTGTCCGTCGTGTTGAATACAAAGGAATCGGGCGTCGTCGTCGACTACAACAAGGGCACGCCCAGCAGGCCCGTCGTTCGCATTCTGTACGATGAACACGGCCAGCCGGTCGAGCCCTTTGAGTACGACCTGTCCAAGCGCCTCCATCTGATGATCGTCTCCTGCGACGATCTGTTTTAA
- the corA gene encoding magnesium/cobalt transporter CorA yields MKIRLVQNGLITLIDDIEQTQTPPNNGFYWIDASLFDLAILQPLFGLHDLAIEDCIDEEEQRPKLEIYEDHYFIVINSVELADQDIFLHEVNLFLGGHYVITVTKHDIGLQPRMLQIVREKEINHADSFLYYLVDHIVERYFDVIEKIEDLIEKLEEEILVNAKKTQLHQIIGLRSEVLYARKMLLPQRELIDALHKKDLPLIDKRLRKYFGDLLEDAVKIVESFETFRELIGNLREAYHSSVAGRANDIMRIFTALTTIFMPLTIVTGIYGMNFDYMPELRSPHGYYIVLAFMAALGAVMYLIFKRKEWL; encoded by the coding sequence ATGAAGATTCGGCTTGTCCAAAACGGATTGATCACACTCATCGACGATATCGAGCAGACACAGACACCGCCGAATAACGGTTTTTACTGGATCGATGCCTCTTTGTTTGACCTGGCCATCCTGCAGCCGCTGTTTGGCCTGCATGATCTGGCGATTGAGGACTGCATCGACGAAGAAGAGCAGCGGCCTAAGCTGGAAATATACGAGGATCACTATTTTATCGTGATCAACAGCGTGGAATTGGCCGATCAGGACATTTTTTTGCATGAAGTGAATCTGTTTCTCGGCGGCCACTACGTCATCACCGTCACCAAGCATGATATCGGGCTGCAGCCGCGCATGCTGCAAATCGTCCGGGAAAAAGAAATCAACCATGCGGATTCCTTTCTCTACTACCTGGTGGATCACATTGTGGAGCGATATTTTGACGTAATCGAAAAAATAGAAGATCTGATTGAAAAGCTGGAAGAAGAGATCCTGGTGAACGCGAAAAAAACGCAGCTTCATCAGATCATCGGGCTGAGAAGCGAGGTTCTCTACGCGCGGAAAATGCTGCTCCCCCAGCGGGAACTGATCGACGCGCTGCATAAAAAAGACCTCCCGCTCATCGACAAGCGCCTGCGAAAATACTTTGGCGACCTCCTGGAGGATGCAGTCAAGATCGTCGAGAGCTTTGAGACCTTTCGCGAACTAATCGGCAACCTGCGGGAAGCCTACCACTCGTCCGTAGCGGGGCGGGCCAACGACATCATGCGCATCTTTACCGCATTGACGACCATTTTCATGCCGTTGACCATCGTGACCGGCATCTACGGCATGAACTTCGACTACATGCCCGAGCTGCGGTCGCCGCACGGCTACTATATCGTCCTGGCTTTCATGGCCGCTCTCGGTGCAGTTATGTATCTGATTTTCAAGCGAAAGGAATGGCTTTAA
- a CDS encoding globin-coupled sensor protein, translating to MSMCPFSRLFDVKGKQQKDSYFQQRTEKGELKLEKQAELHKQLAMISLTEEDLAVAKMLQPLIIQNIDEIVTKFYANLEQETSLMEIIEKNSTIDRLKQTLTRHITEMFSGTIDSQYIEQRSRIAIMHLKIGLEPKWYMCAFQNLLVSIIELLDRHIGDKAEFKRSIIVTTKILNIEQQIVLEEYENQHEQIRQETQRKKDELRRVLSQSAHELAAVSEETSASVQQLTEQSNEVLSYVEKGTRFTGKAQSLSEEGKDKLENQQQQMGLIQHSAERIAAEMRTLEEISEKIRGIVDVVTAIAEQTNLLALNAAIEAARAGEQGRGFAVVAGEVRKLAEQTKHSVSGVTELIEKTNAQTASLSAVVAEVRKLVASSAAMTSETNRFFDEIHGAVSDSQEQSRRIQKELENFFRVMEEMSQAVSQVAISADQLSEMTENL from the coding sequence ATGTCCATGTGTCCGTTTTCCCGTTTGTTTGACGTGAAAGGCAAGCAGCAGAAAGACTCCTACTTCCAGCAGCGGACGGAAAAGGGAGAGTTGAAGCTGGAAAAACAGGCTGAGCTTCACAAGCAATTAGCCATGATCAGCTTGACCGAAGAAGACCTGGCTGTGGCGAAAATGCTCCAGCCGCTCATTATCCAAAATATTGATGAAATTGTCACCAAATTTTACGCCAATCTTGAGCAGGAAACCAGCTTGATGGAGATCATCGAAAAAAACAGCACCATCGACCGGTTGAAACAAACACTGACCCGCCATATTACGGAAATGTTCAGCGGCACGATCGACAGCCAGTACATCGAGCAGCGGAGCCGCATCGCAATCATGCATCTGAAGATCGGACTGGAACCCAAATGGTATATGTGCGCGTTTCAAAACCTGCTGGTCTCCATCATCGAACTGCTGGATCGCCATATTGGAGACAAGGCGGAATTCAAGCGCTCCATCATCGTGACCACAAAGATATTAAATATCGAACAGCAAATCGTACTGGAGGAATACGAGAACCAGCATGAGCAAATTCGCCAGGAAACGCAGCGCAAAAAAGACGAGCTGCGCCGCGTGCTCTCCCAATCGGCGCATGAATTGGCCGCCGTCTCGGAGGAGACGAGCGCCTCCGTCCAGCAATTGACCGAACAGTCCAACGAGGTATTGAGCTACGTCGAAAAGGGGACCCGTTTCACCGGCAAGGCCCAATCCCTCTCCGAGGAAGGAAAGGACAAGCTGGAGAATCAACAGCAGCAGATGGGATTGATTCAGCACAGCGCAGAGCGGATCGCGGCGGAGATGCGCACACTGGAAGAGATCTCGGAAAAGATTCGCGGAATCGTCGATGTGGTGACAGCGATCGCCGAACAGACCAACCTCTTGGCTCTGAATGCGGCGATTGAAGCCGCCCGGGCCGGTGAGCAGGGGCGCGGATTCGCAGTCGTCGCGGGGGAAGTCCGGAAGCTGGCCGAGCAGACCAAGCACTCTGTCTCGGGCGTAACCGAACTGATCGAAAAGACCAATGCCCAGACTGCGAGCCTGTCCGCAGTGGTAGCGGAGGTGCGGAAGCTGGTCGCATCCAGCGCGGCGATGACCAGCGAGACGAACCGGTTCTTTGACGAGATTCACGGTGCCGTCAGCGACAGTCAGGAACAGAGCAGACGGATCCAAAAAGAGCTGGAGAACTTCTTCCGCGTCATGGAGGAGATGAGCCAGGCGGTCTCACAGGTCGCTATCTCAGCCGACCAACTGTCGGAGATGACCGAAAATTTGTAG
- a CDS encoding Crp/Fnr family transcriptional regulator codes for MRLHKGDILFRQGESGPLFHIRTGLFKVVRLQEDGSPFLFNLLLPGETIPHHSLLSPKEYHGTAIALMSSEVDVIPCDKWYRSLEEDPYRYKEIALLLQSKLRFTQQRMDQLTVSSPKEKLALMQEWFHTYIGPYPLSDLLTQEEIGQFLGLRRETVNRLLRQTKQAHPG; via the coding sequence GTGCGACTACACAAAGGTGATATTCTCTTTCGCCAGGGAGAGTCGGGGCCGCTGTTCCACATTCGGACAGGCCTCTTTAAAGTGGTCCGGCTGCAAGAGGACGGCTCCCCCTTTTTGTTCAACCTCCTCCTGCCGGGCGAAACGATCCCCCACCATTCCCTCCTGTCTCCGAAGGAATACCACGGGACAGCCATTGCCCTGATGAGCAGCGAGGTGGACGTGATCCCTTGCGACAAGTGGTACCGCTCTCTAGAGGAAGACCCGTACCGGTACAAGGAGATTGCCCTGTTGCTCCAGTCCAAGCTGCGGTTTACCCAGCAGCGGATGGATCAGCTCACCGTCTCTTCTCCCAAAGAGAAGCTGGCTCTCATGCAGGAGTGGTTCCATACCTACATCGGACCCTATCCCTTGAGCGATCTGTTGACGCAGGAGGAAATCGGCCAATTCCTCGGGCTGCGCCGGGAAACGGTCAACCGGTTGCTGCGCCAAACAAAACAAGCACATCCCGGCTGA
- a CDS encoding GntR family transcriptional regulator: MAKAIKRSETLQSQVYEYLREQILFGGLAPGQRLIEERLCEETGVSRSPIREAIRRLEKDGLVVVQAQGGVTVYQPSLADFTHLYECRLNLEPPAAQYAAERRTDAELSELEELLEQMKELQYPSDPRRTHELNFTFHQRISEASKNPYLTKIMNELKVLISFYRNAILEVHPRRPETVICEHEAILEAIRTQDGAKAKASMEEHIKRDFELCMSTNQNRQDDL; encoded by the coding sequence TTGGCCAAAGCGATCAAGCGAAGTGAAACACTCCAGTCTCAGGTGTACGAATATCTGCGGGAGCAAATCCTGTTTGGCGGGCTTGCCCCGGGGCAGCGGCTGATCGAAGAGAGGCTCTGCGAAGAGACGGGTGTCAGTCGCAGTCCGATACGCGAGGCCATCCGCCGCTTGGAAAAGGACGGCTTGGTCGTCGTTCAGGCACAAGGAGGCGTGACGGTCTATCAGCCTTCCCTGGCGGACTTTACCCACCTGTATGAGTGCCGTCTCAATCTGGAGCCGCCAGCGGCCCAGTATGCTGCCGAGCGCCGTACAGATGCTGAACTGAGTGAACTGGAGGAGCTTCTGGAGCAAATGAAGGAGCTTCAGTATCCGAGCGACCCTCGCCGGACCCATGAGTTGAACTTTACGTTTCATCAGCGCATATCGGAAGCGAGCAAAAATCCCTATCTGACCAAGATCATGAACGAGTTGAAAGTGCTGATTTCTTTTTATCGAAACGCGATTTTGGAGGTTCACCCGCGTCGGCCGGAGACCGTTATTTGTGAGCATGAAGCGATCCTGGAGGCGATCCGCACGCAGGATGGCGCCAAAGCGAAAGCGAGCATGGAGGAACACATCAAACGCGATTTTGAGCTTTGCATGAGCACGAACCAAAACCGACAAGACGATCTATAA
- a CDS encoding CaiB/BaiF CoA transferase family protein, whose product MTTKKPLQGVRVLELGTLVAAPFAGKIFAEFGAEVIKVEAPETGDPLRNWRAMHNDTSVWWYVQSRNKKSVTVDMRKEEGQEIIRSLAQKVDIIIENFRPGTLEKWGIGYDALSELNPSLIMVRISGYGQTGPYRDKPGFGSVAEAIGGLRHLTGYADRPPVRAGVALGDLTAGLYAVIGGMMALRARDLSPEKKGQMVDVALYEAVFSLLEGVLPEYDLKGLVRERTGSTLPGIAPSNTYLCADGKYLVIGANGDSIFKRLMHAIGRSDIAEDPRFATNQGRVDHVDFIDQVIGEWTSRHPLREAQRLLDEAAVPVGPIYSIEEIAEDEHYRERGMLERIELPDGESVMFPGIVPKLSETPGSHEWVGPALGEHNEEILEKLLQIDPAVLAMLKEKRAI is encoded by the coding sequence ATGACAACGAAAAAGCCGCTGCAGGGTGTGCGCGTACTGGAGCTGGGTACACTTGTGGCTGCACCGTTCGCCGGGAAAATTTTTGCGGAGTTCGGTGCCGAAGTGATCAAGGTGGAGGCGCCGGAAACCGGAGACCCCTTGCGCAACTGGCGGGCGATGCACAATGACACGTCTGTCTGGTGGTATGTCCAGTCGCGCAACAAAAAATCCGTCACGGTCGACATGCGCAAGGAAGAGGGGCAGGAGATTATCCGCAGCCTGGCGCAGAAGGTAGACATCATCATCGAGAATTTCCGGCCGGGGACTTTGGAAAAATGGGGAATCGGCTACGACGCGCTCAGCGAACTGAATCCCAGTCTGATCATGGTGCGGATTTCCGGCTACGGACAGACGGGCCCTTATCGGGATAAACCGGGATTTGGCAGCGTGGCCGAAGCCATCGGCGGACTTCGCCACTTGACGGGCTATGCCGATCGTCCGCCCGTCCGTGCCGGTGTCGCCCTGGGCGATCTGACGGCAGGCTTGTACGCCGTGATCGGGGGCATGATGGCATTGCGAGCAAGAGACCTCTCCCCGGAGAAAAAGGGGCAGATGGTCGACGTCGCCCTGTATGAAGCCGTTTTCAGTCTGTTGGAGGGCGTTTTGCCGGAATACGACCTGAAGGGACTGGTGCGGGAGAGGACCGGGAGCACATTGCCCGGCATTGCCCCATCCAATACCTACCTCTGTGCAGACGGAAAATACCTGGTGATCGGGGCAAACGGCGACAGCATCTTCAAGCGCTTGATGCATGCGATCGGCCGCAGCGATATCGCGGAAGATCCGCGTTTTGCCACAAATCAGGGGCGGGTCGATCACGTCGACTTCATCGATCAGGTGATTGGCGAGTGGACCAGCCGCCACCCGCTCCGGGAGGCGCAGCGCTTGCTGGATGAAGCAGCCGTCCCTGTCGGACCGATCTACAGTATCGAAGAGATTGCGGAGGACGAGCACTACCGGGAGCGGGGAATGCTGGAGCGGATCGAGCTGCCGGATGGAGAGTCGGTCATGTTCCCGGGCATCGTGCCCAAGCTGTCGGAGACACCGGGCAGTCATGAGTGGGTAGGGCCCGCGCTGGGAGAGCACAATGAAGAGATATTGGAAAAACTGCTCCAGATCGATCCCGCTGTCCTGGCAATGCTGAAGGAGAAGAGAGCCATATGA
- a CDS encoding hydroxymethylglutaryl-CoA lyase: protein MNRDVTIIEVGPRDGLQNESGFIPTEKKQQLIRMLADAGLRRIEATSFVHPGRVPQMADAEEICSSLDGIAGVSFSALVPNRKGFERAARFRLGEVNWVTSASPAFNRTNINQTIEQNLEAFGELVPLAKAAGLLVRFSIATSFGCPFAGRVNPDDVLQLSQKALAAGADEIAIADTIGIAVPDEVYDLCSRLIQACGQDRLSLHLHDTRGLALANTYAAYTAGIRTFETAVGGLGGCPFAPGAAGNVATEDVVYLFERMKVRTGIEFSKLLDASEYAVGLSMRMPLGRIRLVENKEHSTIAY from the coding sequence ATGAACAGAGACGTGACGATCATCGAGGTAGGCCCGCGCGACGGCCTGCAAAATGAATCGGGCTTCATCCCGACGGAGAAAAAGCAGCAGTTGATCCGTATGCTGGCGGATGCGGGGCTGCGGAGGATCGAAGCCACTTCCTTTGTCCATCCGGGCCGCGTGCCGCAGATGGCCGATGCAGAGGAGATCTGCTCGTCGCTGGATGGAATCGCCGGTGTCTCCTTCAGTGCGCTGGTTCCCAACCGGAAGGGCTTCGAGCGGGCGGCCCGGTTCCGGTTGGGGGAAGTCAATTGGGTGACCTCTGCCAGCCCGGCTTTTAACCGGACGAATATCAACCAGACCATTGAGCAAAATCTGGAGGCATTTGGGGAACTCGTCCCCTTGGCCAAAGCGGCAGGACTTTTAGTCCGCTTTTCCATCGCGACCAGCTTTGGCTGCCCGTTTGCAGGCAGGGTAAATCCCGATGACGTGCTCCAGCTGTCGCAAAAGGCGTTGGCCGCAGGAGCAGATGAGATAGCCATTGCCGACACGATCGGCATCGCTGTACCGGATGAAGTCTACGATCTGTGCAGCCGCCTGATCCAAGCGTGCGGGCAAGATCGGCTCAGTCTGCATCTGCACGATACGCGCGGCTTGGCTCTGGCCAATACATACGCAGCTTATACGGCGGGCATCCGCACGTTTGAAACAGCAGTCGGGGGACTGGGAGGCTGTCCTTTTGCACCCGGCGCGGCTGGCAACGTGGCGACAGAGGATGTCGTGTATCTGTTTGAGAGGATGAAAGTAAGAACGGGAATTGAATTTTCTAAACTTTTAGACGCTTCGGAATACGCGGTCGGCCTATCCATGAGAATGCCGCTGGGGCGTATCCGTCTTGTCGAGAACAAAGAGCATTCGACGATTGCCTATTAA